A portion of the Manihot esculenta cultivar AM560-2 chromosome 2, M.esculenta_v8, whole genome shotgun sequence genome contains these proteins:
- the LOC110608747 gene encoding LOW QUALITY PROTEIN: reticulon-like protein B5 (The sequence of the model RefSeq protein was modified relative to this genomic sequence to represent the inferred CDS: substituted 1 base at 1 genomic stop codon) — protein MVEDAGLVTEIDEKRDDDNKHKHKHSSSSSDSETDNFSILNAVRKNRLFGRQKPLHLVLGGGKSADIILWRNKQASTGVFSAATVIWLLFECAGYHLLTFVCHSLILTLATLFLWSNLASFVNMSPPEFPKVTLPEHLFVNILLCLRAEINKAFITLRDVASGKDLKKFLSVLQRSHSLLGFAEFVFLKXLIWDCTFFYSQVIGTLWIVSVVGGWFSFLTLFYLVFVMLLTLPMLYEKHEDDVDTYAEKAWVEIKKQYAVLDEKFIQKIPILTSQKNQKQH, from the exons ATGGTAGAAGATGCTGGATTGGTTACAGAAATTGATGAGAAGCGTGATGATGATAATAAGCATAAACATAAgcattcatcttcttcttctgatTCTGAGACCGATAACTTTTCCATCCTGAATGCTGTTCGCAAGAACCGCCTCTTTGGCCGTCAGAAGCCTCTCCATTTGGTGCTAGGCGGTGGAAAAT CTGCTGATATCATTCTATGGAGGAACAAGCAAGCCTCAACTGGTGTTTTTTCTGCAGCGACCGTCATATGGCTTCTCTTTGAATGTGCAGGTTACCATTTGCTTACTTTTGTTTGCCATTCTCTCATTCTCACTCTGGCAACCCTCTTCCTGTGGTCCAATTTAGCCTCCTTCGTCAATAT GTCACCTCCAGAATTCCCCAAGGTAACCCTGCCTGAACACCTGTTTGTGAATATTCTTCTTTGCCTCAGAGCTGAAATCAACAAGGCTTTTATAACCCTTCGGGACGTAGCTTCTGgcaaggatttgaagaaatttCTATCGGTATTACAACGTTCCCATTCCCTGCTAGGCTTTGCAGAGTTTGTTTTTCTCAAATGACTGATATGGGATTGCACTTTCTTTTATTCTCAGGTGATTGGGACGTTGTGGATTGTTTCTGTTGTTGGCGGTTGGTTCAGTTTTTTGACCCTCTTTTATTTGG TGTTTGTGATGCTGCTGACATTGCCAATGCTGTATGAGAAGCACGAAGATGACGTCGACACATATGCAGAGAAGGCTTGGGTTGAAATTAAAAAACAGTACGCAGTGTTGGATGAAAAGTTTATCCAGAAGATCCCAATACTGACTTCTCAGAAAAATCAAAAGCAGCATTAA